One window from the genome of Epinephelus fuscoguttatus linkage group LG3, E.fuscoguttatus.final_Chr_v1 encodes:
- the LOC125886228 gene encoding ecto-ADP-ribosyltransferase 5-like has protein sequence MKGNMLILTTLSLLLSWMLSVDSRAVPQDAKEMSMVDDSVDDMYFNCKDSMMTIIKDKYFENEKKSFANVWNDAINTCEPKFEQREDKVLTREHLQAIFVYTSNRVYEKFNKEVRTGRSIFNSSFQFHSLHYLLTSAIQILNNNNTCHITYRRTDYTFTGKVGQTIRFGLFASSSYRTDLKHFGNESCFKIKTYSGAFLKSYSCYPGEREVLIPPYEMFSITSINDQGEIQGLEDCKNVFVLESAGYKSSLNCMLDRYWREKSSSRCVIHASSSTQTKYEINIKCWLYLLVVVILF, from the exons ATGAAGGGTAACATGCTGATCTTAACTACACTTTCCTTGCTCCTTTCCTGGATGCTGTCTGTGGACTCCAGGGCG GTCCCACAAGATGCCAAAGAAATGAGCATGGTTGACGACTCGGTTGATGACATGTATTTCAACTGCAAAGATTCAATGATGACAATTATCAAGGACAAATACTTTGAGAATGAAAAGAAATCATTTGCAAACGTCTggaacgatgcaataaatacctgTGAACCAAAATTTGAACAGAGAGAGGATAAGGTTCTAACCAGAGAACACTTGCAAGCAATCTTTGTTTATACATCTAACCGCGTGTATGAAAAGTTCAATAAGGAAGTCCGGACAGGAAGAAGCATCTTTAATTCCTCATTCCAGTTCCACTCTTTACATTACCTGCTGACATCTGCCATACAGATCTTGAATAACAATAACACATGTCACATCACTTACAGGCGAACTGATTATACCTTTACTGGCAAAGTCGGTCAGACAATCCGGTTTGGTCTCTTTGCCTCCAGCTCTTACCGAACAGACTTGAAACACTTTGGTAACGAGTCCTGCTTTAAAATTAAGACCTATTCAGgtgcttttttgaaaagttaTTCATGTTATCCAGGGGAGCGAGAGGTGCTTATCCCTCCCTATGAGATGTTCAGTATAACCAGCATTAATGATCAGGGTGAAATTCAAGGTCTGGAAGAttgtaaaaatgtctttgtgttgGAAAGTGCAGGGTATAAGAGCAGTCTGAATTGTATGCTGGACCGTTACTGGCGGGAGAAGTCTTCCTCCAGGTGTGTGATACATGCTAGCTCTTCTACTCAgacaaaatatgaaataaatatcaaatgtTGGCTGTATTTATTAGTAGTTGTAATATTGTTTTGA